The genomic interval CTGCAGGGCctgctttgggtttttcctAAGAAAGACCCCAGAAACTGAGTGCTGTGACTGAACCTTCGCCCAGGACAGTGTGGGGTCCCACTTGAGGGTTTGATTTTAATTCTGTCCATCCAGATTAGTAAAAGTTGGAAGCAAGGTGAAAATCCAGGCCACGTCCTGTCCCACAGTgacagatattttctgtctgtgGTATTTAGAGAGAGAAGAACCAGGAGCTGTTTTGGTTAGGAGCAGCCTATGGCTTCAGTTTCTCTGGGAATGAGAAGTAAATAAATATCAGTTACAAAAATAACCAGCTAGGGAAGGTTATCCTTGAAAACAAGGAGGGAAGGAGATTCTGGAAGGGTCGAGTCTGGCATATTTAGTAGAAGCTTGTATGAAGGGAACAGGTTCAACAAGGAGGATTATAGAGAAGATGGCCAGCAGTTACAAAACCACCACATTTGGCCCCTCTCAGGAAGCTTAAAAGCTGGGCACAAGATCCTGTGAGGTATCGGTGGTGTTCTCCCAATGAGATTATGTTGTTTGAAACCCTGCTTTAAGCACAAAGCTCATTTTCCTCTCAAAATGACATTCCCACGAGCCTGCAATTTCTCATCCGCATTGTTTGTAAAAAGATAGGAAGAACACCATTAGGAAGCTAATCAGAGATTAATGCTTAATTACTGAGGAAAAAGCAGTGTGATATTTCTTCCCTTTCGTTAAGCTTTTTGTACCTTTCTGGCCTGAACTCGTCTGGGTTTGGCCAGAACTCGGGGTCGCGGTGCAGGACGTAGGGTGGGATTACGACCACGACTCCTTTGGGAATGGTCACTCCATTTATCTCCACGTCTTTCTTGCAGGTTCTCTCAATCCTCCCCCCGAGGGGATACATCCTCAGCGTCTCACTCACTGTCATGTCGAGGTATTCCAACTTCATAATTGCGTCGTACGTGAGAGGAGCCTGCAGGACAGCAGGAGGAAGGTCACCAGGTATGTTGGGTTGTCCTAAAATGACTGTGGGAACCAGAGTATCTGGTTCCCCACCGCCCCAGGATGGACCCAGGCTCGCTGAAGAACAAAATGCTAGGTAGAAATTGAGCGATTGGCTTTGTTTTTTCAGCCCTGAGTTATGGAAATGCCTGAAAATCCACATCCTCTTGTGCACGGGTGCAGAGTGTGGCAAACGGGTTTGAGCAGCTGGGGTGGCTGGAAGGttccaaaaggaaaatcacTGCAGGGCTGAGTTGTCTCAGTGTGTGttccccagagctcctgggcaATCCATGGTGTTTAGGAGCTGAAGATTTCTCATTGCCCTGAGTGAACCAGGGGGGCAGCAGGGTCAGGGAGTGCTCCCCATCACTCAGGGTCCCCCTTACCTTGTTGGGCAGGACGGTGTCGATCTCCTGCAGCACCTTTTCCTGCACATCAGGGTGCAGGGCCAGCTCGTAGGCCAGGTAACCCAGGCTGTTGCTGGTGGGCTCATAGCCagcaaaaataaagattaatgCCTGGGCCAGGACCTCTGTGTCAGTCAGGgctgtggggagaagggaaaagcagTGTTGGCTGATGGTCTCAGCAAGgaccaggcagcagcaggtggtGTCAAGGCAGGTTTGTTGACACTGTTTTCTGATAATGTTTGTATAACTGCCCTACCTGCCtggaaaaatccattttatAGAGGAGGCAGGTGATTTCCTGAGTATAAATACTGACATGGCAGTCCTGCTCCCTGGACAGGGATCTTAGccctggtgctggcagcaggagacaGAGTTCCATCTGGAGCTGGTGAGTGAAGGTGATGGTGACACAAACACCTCCCACAGCCCCCGTGCCCATGCTGAGGATTTGGGTGTTGTTACCTTTATATGAGTGATTTGCTTCGTTGTTCTCCTGGCTGTCTGAGCGCTGGGACTCGATCATCAGCTGCAGGAAATCCACCCTGCCCTGTGAGGGAAAGCAGGAGAGTCTCTTTGGTGACAGGTTCCTTGGAGGGCTCAGATTAGCAGATTTCACAGCCTAAGTGCAATTTTTAGACTGAGAGCATCCCCAGAATGCACACCACTTCCTTACTGAAAAACATAAcgcttgctttttattttggaaaccTGTCTGTCCTATCCATTGAGCCACTGAGTGGGAGAGCAGTGTTTTCAATGAAAGGGATCCAGACTCTAAAAGGTGGAATTTTGTCAGGAAGCAGCTGCAGATTTTGCAAAGCGAGTGGGGAAGGCACAACCCTAAAGGTGATTTTGCTGTTCATGTGCTGCTTACTCTGCACTCTCCCATCCTCTGCCTAATCTTCTTCAGGGAGTCTCTCACTCTCTCATTACAAGTGCTGCAGACTGAGGCTTAGTCCAATTCTGCTGAGCCTTTATCTGGATTTAGCTTCAGATCACGGATGTACAAAGTCCCCCTGACTCCCTGCCAGGACGGGTCAGGTGGGGCTTTTCTGACagtattaaaatgaaatgtttacaCTTGAGTAGGCTCAGGGTTTTGTTGAGTCATTGTACTTTGGCTTCACCTTTGATATCATCACCCTAATTATATCTCACTTCAGTGTACTTTCTGCCACAATTGCTCTCAAATTCCCACTCACCTTGTGAGCCTCCTTTTCACGTTCCTGCTTAATTTTGGCAATGGATCTCATGAAAAAATCTACGGCATCTTTAGGGAAGATATTTACGTTCATCTTGGCCATGACAGGAATAAGGAACGggaaaacaactaaaaaaacaaatagaaaattgCACTCTGTAAATATCTTCATATCAGATAGCTGTGGGTGCTCCTGGGAATTtcctttcttaatttctttactTGAGCAAAGCATGgactttgccttttttcctctgtttcattCCCTTGGAATAGTTTTTGTGGCAAATGGGCACAACCAAGCTGGGTGTAATCATTCATTTAAGCGAAGACCAAGGCATATTCCACCTCCTGTTTCTAAGGACAGGTTACTTCTGGACACAGAAGTAACTCAGAAGAGAAATATTGAAAATTCTGAGCTCTTTGTTCAGGCTGAGCTGTTCACTGCCTTGCTGTGATCATGCAAACATTTTCAAGTCCCTTTCAAAGCATTTCCTTCCTCACAGAAATTTGGTCTTGATATTCTGTATAGATTGATGAAATCTACAGCACCAGAACCTCCTCTATGCACAGATCCAAACTTTCCCTGGGTTTCAGCAAAGTATCTAACCTTAATTTAAGGTCCACTGCTGCTAAGCTATTGCACTGGAGGAAATTGTATCTAATTACAGTCCCCACTCAGCGCTCCTTCCcagaaaatggatttcagataGCAGCGCTCTCCTCAAGCCTCACTTGCTTTCCAATCTTTGAATAATTTCCCAGCACCTAATTGGATATTTCTGGGTGGTTCATAAGTTTAGTGTGCTGTGGATGCCAAAGGTGGAGGAAGCTTTTACTCATCTCGTCCCCAGGGTTTCAGCATGAGGCTCACAACGAGGAAATGATGGGACAAGGGGCACTAGGACTTCACTCCTAGCAAGGGAAGATATCCAAGCAAAACCTGGAGTCACTTACATGACAAGATGAAGACTGGGTCAAAAAAGTCAAACTTGACCAGTTTCTTCATCTCTCTGACAAAGGGGTCCTTGGGGTTGTTCATGGAGTCGATGTTCACCCCAAAGGAAGTGCTGGTGACCACGTCCATGCTGTAACTCCCAAAGATGCTGagggaaagtggaaaaaaatagactGTGATTAAATATTTGGACTGAGTGAATGTCTCTTCTCCTCATGTCTATGTGACATTCAAATATAAAGTCTCATAAGACCTCCTGCCTTaggtttgaaaagaaaattggcTTTGTGGTACTGAGCAGCACTTACAGAGAAGGGGTTAGATTTTTagagagcttttttttccagcctgcaCAGGTTTTGAAATCAGACAGCTTTTCCAAGGATTTAGAACACCATGGAACGGGTGAGTGGAAGGACAGCAGGTGGAACTTAGCCTGGTAACCTCTGAAGGAGGGGTGGCAGCACACCTTTCCTCAAACAAGCCCTGGGAGTGGTCCAGTtccacccagcacagccccctggTCCAAGCTGTCCAAGCCCTCCCTTTGCAGGGTTTTGGTTCAAGGGAAGCTCTGCAGGTTTGTGGTTCCAGGTGtgcagctgcccctgctgcatttttgcTTTGTGATTGGGGGTGCAATACACAGGGTTTTGTCCAGAACCAAATGGAGGGCACAGATGAGGCAGAAACACTCAGGGCCACCCTACAGCCTCATTCCCCCAGCAGTGGGGCATGTGAGGGATGAGCATCCCTCAGTTCTGTGTGGGACAGAGAGGTCAGCAGCCTCCATGGCCTGGGGGAGGAGAAGGTGCTGCACAGAGATCCTGAGTGTATGCAGGAGAAACTGGGTTTTCCTGCCAGGCTTGGAGTTATCTGAGATCTGTGGATTCACAAAGCTGTGCTGGAGCATTTTCCTTCCTATCTACCTCTGGGAAGTTTTATAACATCCAAATTAAATTTCCCCCTTTTAAATTTCCAGTCAGGCTTTCAGCAAGTCCCATTCCTCCTTTCAGAGCCCTGGCTGACCCAGGGAAAGATCTGCATTGCTGGTAGCCAGTGAACCACAGCACTTTTAACAAGGtttgctctgcctgctgctcttaGCAGTTACTTACTCCTTTACAGCTATTGAGCTGTCCTCTTTCACTTGCTTTTGAATATTCTTCACCAAAACTTCCCCATAGTGCTTCATTATAGGGAACATCTGTAACACAAACCAGGCATGGGTGCTTCAGTACAGTACATTTTACTCCTTTACACACGCTCATGAGGACTACAGGGAGTTTcacaaatatttacaaataagATCTCTCTGctcaggttttattttaagaCTTTTCTGGTTTCAGTTAGGCATAAATTAAACAGGCCAGCTTAGTTGTCGGGCTCTGACTAAAGAAATCAGACCCCTGTGATAATCTCAGCCTGAAAACAGTGCTTGCTGACTCGGGTTTAGTCTGTACCTGCCCCTCTGGTTTACCTCCTTTAGTTTCCCACTGGTGAAGGTTGGAGAGAGCACAGTACGGAGCCTTTTCCAATGTTCATCTTCAGCTAAGGAGATAGCGTTGTTCAGCACCCCGCCCAGATCAGTGTGCTGCCGAGGAAAGGAGGTGTTAACCCCAGAAAAGAGAGCAGCCTCCTTGCAGGGTGGGAATGTGGagtgccagcccctgcccaggctcttccaggggcagagctgctggcagcaggctgTGGCCTGCCAAACCAAACAGCCTCTCTCAAGACACATCCATGAATAATCCCCTTTCCCACACTAAAGCAGCTGTGAGGTGCCATTCCCAGCAACAGAACAAGTCTAATCAGTCCAACTCCTCTGTGGTACCCACCAcctcccatccctgcatcccagctgctgtgcaccCTTACAGCTTCCTGCACGCTCACACAGACCCAAATCCATCCAAAGATCCATAAATACACAGCTAGGTGTGAGAACAGACTTtgtctgctccctctgcagcccGTGTGTGCAGTCCAGGCTGTAAGGCAGGGGAACAGTGACATGCAGTGGTCGTGTTCAGCAATCCCTATAGTGCAGCCAGTCGTTCCCAAAGGATGCCTGGCGTGCCTGTCTCCTCCTGCACTTCTCCTGGACTCTGTGCTGGATGACAGCACTTGTGCCCTTACCCTGCGGTTGGTGAAGGTGCTGTAGCAGTCCTTAACCAGCACAGATTTGATGATCTGGGGGTCTGTGACAGCCAGCGTGGGTTGTCTGCCATCGTAAATCCTGGTGGGGGAGAAGAGGAGGCAGGTAAATAACCCCAGATAATTGAAGTGTAAGGCTTGGCTGGTGCCCACGAGACAAAATGTGTTGAACAAATGTTCTTCcatcaccagccttgttgctcTGTTGTCTGAATTACAGGCATGTAGAAAGTAGAGATGGAAAAGGACTCCCAGACCTCTTCCCACCTGGTTTTGCAAATGATAAAGGGGGATAAACACCTTCCAAAGTCACTGGGAAATGAGCAGGGCTCAGTTGCTCAGAGGACCAGATACTAAATGAAGCAAGTGTCTTCACTTCCTCCCCCAACTCTCTGTGTTTTTCCAGGCACTTAAACACATTACAGTATTAGGAGGAAACTTGTTCGACCCCTTTCAGGCTCTTGAGTTGGGTGTCTGGAGACTTGGGCTGACAGCACTGAGACATCCTTGGAGATGAAACTCAGTccttgtttttgtcttttcaagCTGGCAGCTCTGAATGCTTTCCTGGAACAGATGTAGATTAAGCTGATTTGTGCTCTCTACACATTTGGGCTAAGTTACATTTTTCAGACTcattttttaaagctgctgTAGGGACCAGTGGATGCATCATACAGAATATGCAAGGTAGTAGCCTAAGTTATAACAGCAGTGATAAAAGCTGTGGGAGGAGGTGTCTAGAACAGAGCAGccacacctgcagcagctcctgctgcagcaggcagggatcagcagcactgggaattcCTTGGATCAGCTCCAAAGGGAGTCACATTCCTGTGCTGTTGGTAAACCAGAGGAACCCAACCTCCCAGTTCCAGATCCTGCTTAAGTCAATAGTTCTGATGATGATTTTGTTAGGGGCAGGTGAGAGCCTTTTGTTCTAAGATTTAAACTGCTTTTCACAGTATTGGTTAAAATAGTTTCTGCATGATGTGGCAGTGACCAGCCTCCAACATaagccaccagcagcaccttgTCACTGCTCTCATCCTGCTGGGACTGTCAGGGCTGCAGGTGGAGAAAAGGGAGCTTTCCTAATGAATATTTTCTCCCCTTTGTACAGATTCTAGTTTTACTCTCAGAGGAGATCAGTGGTTCATACTCACCCCCAGATTTTCCCGTATTTCTTGAAACATTCACTGTCAAATTCCAGGAAACCCTGTGGCaagcaatttaaaaattgtCATGGACTATGCTGGATTGAaagagacccacaaggaccatccaagtccaactcctggccatgcacagggcagccccaaaaatcccaccacgtgtctgagagtgttgtccaaatgctccttgaGCTCTGGCAGTGTTGGTGCTGAATTATCTGAGAGAGGATGCGGTGGAGGGGATGATTCTGGAGATGGTGGGTGGGGAGGAATAGCTCTAAACTGATGTTCAGAGCTGCTTTAGGAGCATTCCTTCCCTCTGAAGCCACGATGAAGCATAAATGTGCCCTGTGCTTTGAGTGAGCTGTTTGCCAGGGCGCTGGCAAagggcagctggaaatcagccaGCCAGGAGTGCTCCTTTGGGGATGCCCCttggtctgtgctgctgagccttATCCCACACTGGCCTTTGCACAAGCCCTGCGTGACAGAGGAGCTGGCATTTGGAGATAAGTTATCATCACTGTGTATCtgttcagctgcagctgtgccagcaaaGGCAGCGGCTGCTGGGGCCAGGAGGGCTCCAGGCACTCACTTTGCGATATTCCAGGAATGTCCCGAAGAAAGGCAGAGGTCTTGGCCCAGGGATGCCCAGTTTCTTGAACAAACCAAATGGCCAGATCCCATATCTGTGGGACAGAAAAGACAGCAGTGTTACATCACTGTGGCCTTGGGGCTGTAATCTGTAATCTCCTAAACCTGGAGACTCCAGCAACATCCCTTGGGAGATGAGGGGGAGGAGGCTGATCCAAGAGGTGGGAAAAAAGCAGTACAAGTGAAAATTTCCCTGCAAAAAACTACTTGATAACCATGGTAAGGCTCACACAGAGCTTCAGAGGGAGCCTTTTGGTGTGAAAGCAATTGTTTCCACCAGAGCACCTGTGGAGACAGCATCTCCACAGTCTTTAGCAAAAGTCCTGTGAGGAGTTCATTGCCTACcaaaggagaggcagaaaatGGAGCTGGAAGGAGGAACACCAAGCTTGCATGTTTTTATTGAAGAGAAATCAAAGCAGTGTCAGAAATTAAGTCCCAGGCAGGGCTTTTGTCAAACTGCAGTTCAATTTCATTTATTGTTCTCCCTCCCTTAGTCCAGCATTAGCTCAGTGGAAGCCTTGTCTTGATGGTTTTCTCTTTAGATTTTATTGACAGCCCTGCAgatttctttcctctgaagCACCCTTCCTGGCAGCTCTGAAGTTATTGCCTCTACCTTTCTCTTTCTCAACAAGGGCCTGGGCTGCAGCCCTTTGAAGCTCATCTTTGGCTGTGTTGAAAGAGCTCCtcaaaatatttggttttagTTAGTAGCTGCAGCTTCCCAAGTGAGCAGTTCATTGCAGAAGGGATGTAAAATAGGGAAGTTTTGGCAGGGGGGTGTTATCAGAGATCCTCTTCAGGccacaaggcagcagctgctcaggcagGATCCTGGGGATGCTTATTTGAAAAGCCAAAATCTAGGTTGAGACTTAGGAAGGGTCTCCCTTACAATTAGCAGTGGTTTTTGAAATTCTGGGGACACCAAATGTGATCAGTTCCTGCCAGCAAAGCTTCTGACAGAGCTAAAAAAGCAAATCCCAACTCATGGTCCAAAAATGGGTTTTCACCAAACAGGTGAAAAATGGGGAGCTGGGTGTGTTCAGGTGAAGAAAGGTTTCACAGAAATCAGTTTGTCAATGTTTAATCTTTTTTGTCAAAGGTTAATTCAGTACTAGGAATCAAACGTTTGTGGACTCTAATTTGTAATGTTTATAGGTagccagggctgtgggaggaCCAGGAAATGTCAGGCTGGGCTGGTTACAAAGCCCAGAAATACTGTAGGAAAACAGGCTTAAACCTCTTGAAACATGGCCAGGAAAATGTAGCCTAACACTCCTACAACTAAAACGTGTCAGGGTTTTCTGCTGACTGAAAAGGAGCATTCAGTGTAAAGCCAAAGAATAATCATTACTTCTTCCTACCATAGAAGTGAACCAGAAATTCCTGATATTCCCTCACGTGTGAACTGGAACAGTGTTGCCCCAGGTGGACAAGAAGCATCTAAATAACTTCTCTGTGTCAATGGGCAGTGAAATTTCTATTTTAGCTCTGATATCAGAGCACAAAGATCTGGGTTTAGTCCCTTTTGCCACAACAGAATTTACAAGTGCCTGCAGAAGATGCAAGTTTGGTAACCAGCAATTTTAGATAGCCACAGAGTTACTGAAATATGAGACTTTGGGTCCAGATTGAGGgtggcttttttggttttgttgttttggtgcagtttgggtttgttttgggttttgggggttttttttgtaagagTCAGCCCCAAACAGGCTTTTGAGTGATCCAAATCACAGGAACAGATTTGAAAAACAGGGCTAAAACTTTCTGAGCTTGCTGAGCTGCGTGGCTGGAGAGTTGCCAGGGCAGACAAATGGGCTGTGCTCGTGTGCACCACATCAATTGTTGGGGTTTGTGGCTGGCAAGGCTCTGCCTCAGGGCTTGTCAAAACTGCCCAGTTTGTCAGGGCAGTGCTCCCCTGCTGGAAACACTGTCCCAGCAAAGGGCTTTtaccagccctgctctgctgcagtgctgaATGGCACCAGCAAAGCCAAGGACAGCGTTTCCTCACTAGCAGGGCTCCCCTGAAGCACAGGGGCTGCATTTCTGCTGTGGGATTTTGTCTGGAGAGCCAGGAGCAGGTGGCTGACATTGCTCTGTGCTCCACTCCTGCCCCCAGCAGGGGTGGCCATGAGGAGGGACATGGGATGGAAACCAAACCTCTGCAAAGGACCTCTCCTGGTCCAGGTGCCCCTGAGGAGAATCTCAGCTGGGCACCACGGAGGAAGTCAGAAGGAGTAAAAACTGATGCTACAAATATTCTTTTCCTGgtgcctctctgctgctctccaccTGTGCAGCAGGGTCAtctgcctgcagagcagcctcagccagggaggcacagctggatgtCTGTGAAGAATAACCTGATGGATCAGGACCCTGACAGAAAGCAGCACCCTGATGGTAACCAGTACCTGGCATCATTATTATTCAATTATTCCTTTGATCCTTTGCAGCAGTCTCATGACTGGATGGGAATACTCCAAACCTTGGGGCAAGATCACACACCTATACAATCTTTAAACTTCCCTGCTACATCCCAGAGCCTGGTTAGCTGCTGGAAAACTGGAAATCACAGCTACTCTTCAACAGATTAGTTGAGTGAAAGTGAGCAATGGCAAGAAGAGAGAAATGGCAGGAGCAGAGAAtcaataaagaatattttactCACACTAGCAGGAGGGCCACGAAAAGAAGTATAAGGGCCCATGTTTCTGTGGAGAACGAAGGCAGCAGGTTCATTTCAGTTCT from Poecile atricapillus isolate bPoeAtr1 chromosome 14, bPoeAtr1.hap1, whole genome shotgun sequence carries:
- the LOC131584656 gene encoding cytochrome P450 3A29-like, which codes for MNLLPSFSTETWALILLFVALLLVYGIWPFGLFKKLGIPGPRPLPFFGTFLEYRKGFLEFDSECFKKYGKIWGIYDGRQPTLAVTDPQIIKSVLVKDCYSTFTNRRHTDLGGVLNNAISLAEDEHWKRLRTVLSPTFTSGKLKEMFPIMKHYGEVLVKNIQKQVKEDSSIAVKDIFGSYSMDVVTSTSFGVNIDSMNNPKDPFVREMKKLVKFDFFDPVFILSFVFPFLIPVMAKMNVNIFPKDAVDFFMRSIAKIKQEREKEAHKGRVDFLQLMIESQRSDSQENNEANHSYKALTDTEVLAQALIFIFAGYEPTSNSLGYLAYELALHPDVQEKVLQEIDTVLPNKAPLTYDAIMKLEYLDMTVSETLRMYPLGGRIERTCKKDVEINGVTIPKGVVVVIPPYVLHRDPEFWPNPDEFRPERFSKENKGTIDPYTYLPFGAGPRNCIGMRFALLTLKVAITSLLQRFTFQTCKETQIPMKLNSVGLLTPEKPIILKLVPRTSTEAARS